Proteins encoded in a region of the Carassius gibelio isolate Cgi1373 ecotype wild population from Czech Republic chromosome B5, carGib1.2-hapl.c, whole genome shotgun sequence genome:
- the LOC127957190 gene encoding neuropeptide FF receptor 1-like codes for MVGNGLVCLIVLENRRMRTVTNLFILNLAVSDLLVGVFCIPTTLVDNLITGWPFTNTVCKMSGLVQGMSVSASVFTLVAIAVDRFRCIVYPFQPKLTLPVAKVTIVMIWGLAVVIMCPSAVTLTVKRVEHHYMVHDEDYNHTYPLFSCFENWASPQMRKVYTTVLFAHIYLIPLTLITLMYGRIGIKLYTTSVISGNDHQDSAQSHGAPQEGRPLISQKKIKVIKMLSVVALLFTLSWLPLWTLMLLTDYGGLQEDELDLLSSYVFPFAHWLAFSNSSVNPIIYGYYNENFKRGFQSVCRTHSCCFDGMKARSRPRRKSRGDVRDPVVNSNPLAFGGRNRVYTDGDGKDSRTCLELEHRRTARLCDNSVCSNETGSSAGSGIKGVTNQKGFQMEEAEKISPVRVGKNQAWDQ; via the exons ATGGTGGGAAACGGCTTGGTGTGTCTGATTGTGCTGGAGAACCGGCGGATGAGAACAGTCACCAACCTCTTCATCCTCAACCTGGCTGTGAGCGACCTTCTGGTGGGCGTCTTCTGTATCCCCACAACCCTGGTGGACAACCTCAttacag GTTGGCCGTTCACAAACACAGTGTGTAAGATGAGTGGTCTGGTGCAGGGCATGTCCGTCTCTGCCTCGGTGTTCACGCTGGTGGCCATCGCAGTGGACAG GTTCCGTTGCATTGTGTACCCCTTCCAGCCCAAACTCACCCTGCCGGTGGCCAAAGTGACCATCGTGATGATCTGGGGGCTTGCGGTGGTGATTATGTGTCCGTCGGCGGTGACGTTAACCGTGAAGAGAGTGGAGCATCACTACATGGTCCACGATGAAGACTACAACCACACATACCCGCTGTTCTCCTGCTTCGAGAACTGGGCCAGCCCACAGATGAGGAAAGTCTACACCACCGTCCTGTTTGCACACATTTATCTCATTCCCCTCACCCTGATCACGCTCATGTACGGACGCATCGGGATCAAACTCTACACCACCTCTGTGATCTCTGGGAACGATCATCAGGACAGCGCACAGTCTCACGGAGCCCCGCAGGAAGGAAGGCCGCTCATTTCCCAAAAGAAGATCAAAGTGATTAAGATGTTGAGTGTGGTGGCGCTTTTATTCACGCTTTCCTGGCTGCCTCTCTGGACGCTGATGCTCCTCACCGATTACGGGGGTCTACAAGAAGACGAGCTGGATCTTCTGAGCAGCTATGTCTTCCCATTCGCTCACTGGCTGGCGTTTTCCAACTCGAGCGTCAACCCTATTATCTACGGCTACTACAATGAGAACTTTAAGAGGggatttcagtctgtgtgtagaACGCATTCGTGCTGCTTTGACGGGATGAAGGCGAGGAGCAGACCGCGACGGAAATCAAGAGGAGATGTGAGAGACCCTGTGGTCAATTCCAACCCCTTGGCTTTTGGTGGAAGGAACCGGGTTTACACCGACGGCGATGGGAAGGACTCCAGGACTTGTCTGGAGTTGGAGCACAGGAGAACAGCTCGGCTTTGTGATAACTCGGTCTGCTCAAACGAAACAGGATCCAGCGCAGGATCCGGGATAAAAGGGGTCACGAACCAAAAAGGGTTTCAGATGGAGGAGGCAGAGAAAATAAGTCCTGTCAGGGTGGGTAAAAACCAAGCTTGGGACCAGTAG